In Shewanella sp. GD04112, the following proteins share a genomic window:
- a CDS encoding phosphoadenosine phosphosulfate reductase family protein, giving the protein MNNPQQLVDIFQFDAQDQENLKVVYEQFNQGVSALRTLIESEPVVLHCGLSGKDSSVVVLMAIEAYRQSIQAGLVEPSRPLLVVTVDTGAEAIALKMYVHYVRKRLLEFGKQIGINLCYDIIQPPINDQYFIKYTGGQKLVPSVTRHQDCSIILKVDPSERYIKQAIKKYSECNYKLVSCVGSRIGESQHRAGNMKKQGLSLITADSILNDMAHVEAAGCKMYKLAPIKHWETEQVFDLLRIAGSNPIKRVPGIAIDSYLTNFGLLLELYGNGSNEVCDIIVGQKNNGCGGKARFGCVTCTLVGKTDNSATGLSKLPRWNALGSENALRVRDYLWRLSNDMDARALHARAYDPVTYNRVALQPNTLKPKYLEKMVRYAAQLTLDSIRIAKEFAELVANGREIEHEGYRDIANDPNIPPKTKRLFLEMYREWAQDPKSLNYLFDEAQSLLLSFRWSIDGIGAAPFRPYAIFKQLESGQGWIPYPKLNSEMDDTSTQVNQTLPEAVMMPILKSEVAEDFAKHPVNLLDLWTRPHDMSDVYDEDRNCTISRFAQHNGDIVVEYAINFEFVPEGQKTTLSNVKECWLLTKAGLNQYRFAYGAEGISVKVNGRTVNEVAKALLLPSIQQQIDSRVCGVLNTLCEQYGPEDHHTGCENLCKAFTDSLSSALGGKQRQSLNIPYLQSISLLTGYRPEARKTESANQFSRRVVKISKQGIEKGNSRMVFYKPKLDCRLHEAHQQTSSLLVPNFSGFTQQAIATHEDLSFDPAATVENIQLSELSLEKWYAIDGPSRALKLHHDFMTSFWRNRHSYGYKPIDVRRYGGTHVAETLLAEGVITIKTSYWSQLQAILKRTQIFQQIGMFSFQSMPYIDVANHPSAIDMAHHRRDKAEILKIIRTERNAQRSEVKTALTHDDTVERLGFNIERVIQGAGWAVREMIDGLNSHLLHVRFDTSDVGVTQRAGVSKLWLALMFGGVTQIDDVLKQLLSPAQLAQLKEHPSDYLNASRVMAKSLNLIVAELNRAAHDWNGAISTLKQQLCKGLTREEYKVAVGSLVPAEVYDQSILEWWKPNPDNFKLLLGKALETMEENLRFIESLNQSLQRVQRLAMPQAANKMTLGARLTALKRKAA; this is encoded by the coding sequence ATGAACAACCCTCAACAGCTCGTAGACATTTTCCAGTTCGATGCACAAGACCAAGAAAATTTAAAAGTAGTCTATGAGCAATTCAACCAAGGTGTTTCTGCGCTTCGCACACTCATTGAAAGTGAGCCGGTGGTGTTGCATTGTGGGCTCTCAGGGAAAGACAGTTCAGTCGTGGTGCTAATGGCTATTGAAGCCTATCGCCAATCCATTCAGGCTGGCTTAGTCGAGCCATCGAGACCATTACTCGTCGTCACCGTGGATACGGGGGCTGAAGCCATCGCGCTTAAAATGTACGTCCATTATGTCCGTAAGCGATTACTGGAGTTTGGAAAGCAAATTGGGATTAATCTCTGCTACGACATTATTCAGCCGCCAATCAATGACCAGTATTTTATCAAGTACACTGGTGGTCAAAAGCTGGTGCCTTCTGTAACACGTCACCAAGATTGCAGCATTATTCTCAAAGTAGACCCGTCCGAGCGCTACATTAAGCAAGCGATTAAAAAGTACAGTGAATGTAACTACAAGCTGGTTAGCTGTGTAGGCAGTCGCATTGGCGAAAGTCAGCACCGTGCAGGCAACATGAAGAAGCAGGGGCTTAGCTTGATTACGGCAGATTCTATTCTGAATGATATGGCACATGTAGAAGCTGCTGGCTGCAAAATGTATAAGCTGGCGCCGATTAAACACTGGGAAACTGAACAGGTATTTGACCTGCTTCGGATAGCTGGTAGCAATCCCATTAAACGAGTCCCAGGTATCGCCATCGATAGTTACCTGACTAATTTTGGTCTTCTTTTAGAGCTTTACGGTAATGGGTCCAATGAGGTGTGCGACATCATCGTTGGGCAGAAAAACAATGGTTGCGGGGGGAAAGCACGGTTTGGTTGCGTGACCTGCACTCTAGTAGGTAAAACAGATAATTCAGCCACAGGACTTTCAAAATTACCCCGCTGGAATGCGTTAGGCAGTGAAAATGCACTTCGAGTGAGGGATTACCTTTGGCGTTTAAGCAATGATATGGATGCCAGAGCCCTTCATGCTCGCGCCTACGATCCGGTTACATACAATCGCGTCGCCCTACAGCCAAACACCCTAAAACCGAAGTATTTAGAGAAGATGGTACGTTACGCCGCCCAGCTGACATTGGATAGCATTCGGATTGCTAAGGAGTTCGCAGAGCTTGTAGCTAACGGTCGAGAAATCGAGCATGAAGGGTATCGCGACATCGCCAACGACCCTAATATCCCACCTAAGACCAAGCGATTATTTTTGGAAATGTACCGCGAGTGGGCTCAAGACCCAAAGAGCTTGAATTACCTATTTGACGAAGCACAAAGCCTGCTATTATCTTTTCGCTGGAGCATTGACGGTATCGGGGCCGCGCCATTCCGTCCTTACGCAATTTTCAAGCAATTAGAATCTGGCCAAGGCTGGATTCCTTACCCCAAACTCAACTCTGAAATGGACGATACCAGCACTCAGGTAAATCAAACCTTACCCGAGGCGGTAATGATGCCAATCCTCAAATCTGAGGTTGCAGAGGATTTTGCAAAACATCCGGTTAACCTGTTGGATTTGTGGACGCGGCCGCATGATATGTCAGACGTTTACGACGAAGACCGTAACTGCACCATCTCGCGCTTTGCTCAGCATAATGGCGATATCGTGGTGGAGTATGCGATTAATTTTGAGTTCGTGCCGGAAGGTCAGAAAACCACTTTGTCCAACGTCAAAGAATGCTGGTTATTGACTAAGGCAGGCCTTAATCAATACCGATTTGCCTATGGCGCCGAAGGGATAAGCGTTAAGGTGAATGGCCGGACGGTCAACGAGGTAGCCAAAGCATTGCTGCTACCGTCAATTCAGCAGCAGATAGATAGCAGAGTTTGTGGTGTGCTGAATACGTTGTGTGAGCAATACGGCCCAGAAGACCATCACACCGGCTGCGAAAATCTCTGTAAGGCGTTTACGGACTCATTATCTAGCGCGCTTGGTGGAAAACAACGACAATCGCTGAATATTCCGTATCTGCAAAGCATTAGTCTACTGACAGGCTACAGGCCGGAAGCTCGTAAGACCGAAAGCGCAAACCAGTTCTCCCGCCGTGTCGTTAAAATCAGCAAACAGGGTATTGAGAAGGGCAATTCTAGGATGGTGTTTTACAAACCAAAATTGGACTGCAGATTACATGAGGCACACCAACAGACTTCTTCTTTGTTAGTGCCTAACTTCTCTGGCTTTACTCAGCAGGCTATCGCGACCCACGAAGACCTGTCATTTGACCCAGCTGCCACGGTAGAAAACATTCAGCTATCCGAATTGTCGCTTGAGAAATGGTATGCCATTGATGGCCCAAGCCGAGCCCTGAAATTGCACCATGACTTTATGACCTCCTTCTGGCGTAACCGTCATAGCTACGGTTACAAACCTATCGATGTGAGACGTTACGGCGGCACTCATGTTGCTGAAACTTTGCTAGCTGAAGGCGTGATTACCATTAAAACGAGCTATTGGAGCCAGCTGCAAGCCATTCTGAAGCGCACCCAAATATTTCAGCAGATCGGGATGTTCAGCTTTCAGTCTATGCCTTACATCGATGTGGCCAATCATCCCAGCGCAATCGATATGGCACACCACCGAAGGGATAAGGCAGAAATCCTAAAGATTATTAGAACGGAGCGAAACGCCCAGCGCAGCGAGGTTAAAACCGCACTAACCCACGATGACACAGTAGAGCGCCTAGGATTTAACATCGAGCGCGTTATTCAGGGCGCAGGTTGGGCAGTAAGGGAAATGATAGATGGTCTTAATAGCCATTTACTCCATGTTAGATTTGATACCTCAGACGTAGGGGTAACCCAGAGAGCTGGAGTGTCTAAATTATGGCTGGCACTGATGTTCGGCGGCGTGACCCAGATTGATGATGTACTTAAACAGCTGTTATCGCCTGCTCAGTTGGCTCAACTCAAAGAGCATCCGAGCGACTACCTCAATGCCAGCAGAGTCATGGCCAAGTCGTTGAACTTGATTGTCGCTGAATTAAACCGAGCTGCCCATGATTGGAACGGCGCTATATCAACGCTTAAACAGCAATTATGTAAAGGCTTAACGCGGGAAGAGTACAAGGTCGCTGTCGGCTCCCTGGTGCCAGCCGAAGTGTACGACCAATCCATTTTGGAGTGGTGGAAGCCAAACCCTGACAACTTCAAATTGTTGTTGGGGAAAGCGTTAGAAACGATGGAAGAGAACTTACGCTTTATTGAGTCACTTAACCAATCGTTACAGCGAGTACAGCGCCTTGCGATGCCGCAGGCAGCTAACAAGATGACTCTGGGAGCACGCTTGACGGCATTGAAGAGGAAGGCAGCGTAA
- a CDS encoding DUF4942 domain-containing protein → MLAEQGELNFSTAQRVRHLKAEEQDFEWYPSSEHIIDVVRRDLVESKFLESYNRESSLLDIGAGDGRVLSALNMPLEDRRGEMSPPFYNLYAIEKSLVHCSQLDKKVLVIGTDFNQQTLVDKPVGVIFCNPPYSAFEQWATRVITEANAEVCYLVLPQRWSGSRDIENAIKVREAEAEVIGTFDFQNDCDRETRHSVPVDIIRVNLGYKNHRQCKVDPFKAFFDANFDLDLAESDYSAKFRGPSDSTQQKLNELVPGGDMVKAMQSLYDHQMAKLMGTYSALAEIDPDLLRELEVSKSSVLESLKLKIKSLKSLFWKELFSKFDALTSRLTSSNRKALLELLERHVSVDFTAENAYAIAQWAIKHADALQDDQFKDFYLSMCQAANVVNYVSNQRTFKYDGWRYRELVKNGHISHFKLDYRCVMENVGGIVNGYDYNSYYNQCGLSCRAIEFITDLVTIAGNLGFDTRGTPKAYEFKWASNKAHDFRYIQSNGSSEVLFSVRAYLNGNLHIKMNPKLALKLNVVAGKLFGWVRSAEEAADEMEVPASQVVEVTEMFGHSLSLTHNYQNLLMAA, encoded by the coding sequence ATGTTAGCCGAACAAGGTGAGTTAAACTTTTCAACCGCACAACGTGTAAGGCACTTGAAGGCGGAAGAGCAGGATTTTGAGTGGTATCCTTCGTCTGAGCATATCATTGATGTAGTTCGACGCGACTTGGTTGAGTCTAAGTTCTTAGAGTCTTACAACAGAGAGTCATCCTTGCTTGATATTGGCGCCGGAGATGGCCGAGTTTTAAGCGCCCTTAACATGCCACTTGAAGATCGTCGCGGCGAAATGAGCCCACCATTTTACAACCTGTACGCCATTGAAAAGAGCCTAGTCCATTGCAGCCAGCTCGATAAAAAAGTGCTGGTTATTGGCACTGACTTTAATCAACAAACCCTTGTTGATAAGCCAGTTGGCGTCATTTTCTGTAACCCTCCTTATTCTGCCTTTGAGCAATGGGCAACCCGCGTCATCACTGAGGCTAATGCCGAGGTGTGCTATCTGGTATTGCCACAGCGTTGGTCTGGCAGTCGAGATATTGAAAACGCGATTAAAGTACGTGAAGCCGAAGCTGAGGTCATTGGCACATTCGATTTCCAAAATGATTGTGATCGCGAAACCCGTCATTCAGTGCCGGTTGACATTATTCGGGTGAATTTAGGGTATAAAAACCATCGTCAATGCAAGGTAGACCCCTTCAAAGCGTTCTTTGACGCTAACTTTGACCTAGATTTGGCTGAAAGTGATTATTCTGCAAAATTCAGAGGGCCATCCGATTCTACTCAACAAAAGCTCAATGAATTGGTGCCAGGTGGTGACATGGTTAAGGCTATGCAATCGCTTTACGATCACCAGATGGCCAAGCTAATGGGTACTTATTCCGCACTCGCTGAAATTGACCCTGATTTACTGAGAGAACTGGAAGTATCTAAATCTTCGGTTCTGGAAAGTCTCAAGCTCAAAATCAAGAGCCTCAAGAGTCTGTTTTGGAAGGAATTATTCTCTAAATTTGATGCGCTGACTTCTCGCCTGACATCATCTAATCGCAAAGCGTTACTAGAGCTATTGGAGCGTCATGTAAGCGTCGATTTCACTGCCGAAAACGCCTATGCGATAGCTCAATGGGCAATAAAACATGCTGATGCTCTTCAAGATGATCAGTTCAAGGATTTCTACCTATCTATGTGCCAAGCGGCAAACGTGGTGAATTATGTTTCGAACCAACGCACCTTCAAATACGACGGCTGGCGATATCGTGAGCTGGTCAAGAATGGTCACATCTCCCATTTCAAATTGGACTACCGCTGTGTAATGGAAAATGTAGGCGGCATCGTTAATGGTTACGACTATAACAGCTATTACAACCAATGCGGTCTGTCTTGTCGTGCAATCGAATTTATCACTGATTTGGTCACCATCGCTGGTAATCTTGGTTTCGATACACGCGGCACACCAAAGGCTTATGAGTTCAAATGGGCCAGCAACAAAGCCCACGATTTTAGATACATACAATCTAACGGCTCTAGCGAGGTACTGTTCTCAGTTCGTGCGTACCTTAACGGTAACCTACATATTAAGATGAACCCTAAGTTGGCGCTAAAGTTAAATGTAGTGGCTGGTAAGTTGTTTGGCTGGGTTCGTAGCGCAGAAGAAGCGGCGGATGAAATGGAGGTTCCAGCATCTCAGGTCGTGGAAGTTACTGAAATGTTTGGCCATTCGTTATCGTTAACGCATAACTATCAAAACCTTTTGATGGCGGCTTAA
- a CDS encoding DUF6884 domain-containing protein: protein MWTTQAVAGQFYALQQELVSLKPTLILLCSEKKLPHHALAFDFYQGTGYLSIVKQWSQVELSQVFNLFFLSAKHGLIHASELIEPYEQVMTDERVSTLGANKVLVSKAQRHIQSMNYDALYTSCYQNGIKRPFLS from the coding sequence TTGTGGACTACTCAAGCGGTTGCAGGCCAATTCTATGCGTTACAGCAAGAGCTGGTTTCGTTGAAGCCGACGCTAATTTTGCTCTGTAGTGAGAAGAAGCTGCCCCACCACGCCCTCGCCTTTGATTTTTACCAAGGCACGGGGTATCTGAGTATCGTGAAGCAATGGTCACAAGTAGAGTTATCGCAGGTTTTTAACCTATTTTTCCTTAGCGCCAAGCATGGGTTAATCCACGCATCGGAGCTGATTGAGCCCTACGAACAGGTAATGACTGATGAACGGGTATCGACGTTAGGCGCTAACAAAGTTCTGGTTAGCAAAGCCCAGCGCCATATCCAATCCATGAACTACGATGCCCTCTATACCTCATGCTACCAAAACGGTATCAAAAGGCCTTTTCTGAGTTAG
- a CDS encoding tyrosine-type recombinase/integrase: protein MSLLTTNNHSVALSYGEPPSTLNDSLKDSYQRSTDELQSLLSKPLAHLTDADKLRIREITQAKLKHFLENGHRTRRANTWRALMSRWAKFESWCLTNNLTPLPASPEVVATFIEYHQASSYTTLSQYAWAINSFHVECGLLSPVSSKTVQDKQNEIRIVKLESGGLAQEQATPFRLHHLQMLIESYGESERLLDKRNLALLNIAYESLLRESELLRIKVGHLKSTFEGDYVLSVPYTKTNDSGEEEVVNITPLGFKLIQRYIQGAGLTKEDYLFQPIGRSNKVSVQAKPMNTRTVDRVFLWAFESLAIDLHSAWSGHSARIGAAQDLLAAGYSIAQIQENGRWKSPMMVLRYGKDIKAKESAMAKMLAERR, encoded by the coding sequence GTGAGCTTGTTAACCACGAATAATCACAGCGTTGCACTGTCCTACGGCGAACCTCCGTCAACGCTTAACGATTCGTTAAAAGACAGCTATCAGCGCTCTACTGACGAGCTACAGTCGCTATTGTCAAAGCCTCTGGCTCACTTAACCGATGCAGACAAGCTCCGCATTCGGGAGATTACTCAGGCAAAACTCAAGCACTTTCTTGAGAATGGCCACCGTACCCGCAGGGCTAATACATGGCGAGCACTAATGAGCCGGTGGGCTAAGTTTGAAAGTTGGTGTCTTACAAATAACCTTACCCCGTTGCCTGCGAGCCCCGAGGTAGTGGCCACATTTATTGAGTACCACCAGGCGTCGTCATACACTACCTTATCTCAATATGCTTGGGCGATTAACAGTTTCCATGTGGAGTGTGGTTTGCTGTCCCCTGTGAGCAGTAAGACCGTGCAAGACAAGCAGAATGAAATCAGAATAGTAAAGCTCGAGTCAGGCGGCTTAGCGCAAGAGCAGGCAACGCCTTTTAGACTTCATCACCTGCAGATGCTCATAGAATCGTATGGCGAAAGTGAGAGGTTATTAGACAAGCGCAATTTGGCGTTGCTGAACATCGCCTATGAATCGTTGCTTCGTGAATCCGAGCTGCTTCGGATCAAAGTGGGCCATCTCAAGTCCACCTTTGAAGGCGATTATGTGTTGTCAGTGCCTTACACCAAAACCAATGACTCGGGTGAAGAAGAGGTTGTGAACATTACGCCGCTAGGCTTCAAATTGATTCAGCGGTACATCCAAGGTGCTGGGCTGACTAAGGAAGACTACTTGTTTCAGCCGATTGGCCGGAGCAATAAAGTCTCGGTTCAAGCCAAGCCGATGAACACCCGTACAGTGGACCGAGTATTTCTGTGGGCATTCGAGAGCTTAGCAATCGACCTTCATTCTGCTTGGTCTGGGCATAGTGCCAGGATTGGCGCCGCACAGGACTTACTTGCCGCAGGCTATTCGATAGCCCAAATCCAAGAGAACGGCCGTTGGAAAAGCCCAATGATGGTATTGCGGTACGGCAAAGACATTAAGGCAAAGGAAAGTGCGATGGCCAAGATGTTGGCAGAAAGACGGTAG
- a CDS encoding DUF2511 domain-containing protein, with amino-acid sequence MKKAIIISLLALSPTLNAKEIHQSSYGESWPFTVESGELGCYEQAVFFIANDKEYAVNGVAQSKGYDAIEPIWKEDSSLLEYQKAIAKKENKTLRQVQDEMGVSRVNIGPILQEGLKLCK; translated from the coding sequence GTGAAGAAAGCGATTATTATCTCACTACTTGCATTGAGCCCAACTTTAAACGCTAAAGAAATTCATCAAAGTAGTTATGGGGAAAGTTGGCCGTTTACTGTCGAAAGCGGAGAACTTGGCTGCTACGAACAGGCCGTGTTTTTTATCGCAAATGATAAAGAATATGCGGTAAACGGTGTTGCCCAAAGCAAGGGTTATGATGCTATTGAGCCAATTTGGAAAGAGGATAGTTCTTTATTGGAATACCAAAAGGCAATAGCTAAAAAGGAAAATAAAACTCTTCGACAAGTTCAGGATGAAATGGGTGTATCCCGCGTTAATATCGGACCGATCCTTCAAGAAGGCTTAAAACTTTGTAAGTAG
- a CDS encoding Tn3 family transposase, which produces MAAIYQTAYPRIKSDITHVELGDVYTPTPEEQQFAVKHCKRASTSFLGLLIQLKTTQRLGRFVTLGEIPNVIIAHIKSQCRSRASFKDLQTYYVSGAKDRHVKLIRRYLDIKPYDAAKTSGLTKSWAQEAATTKEALPDIINVTLEYLVKERYELPAFSVLERICQTARAEVNTRYYGQLCEFLTAESRQCITDILRSSTGPNGFGWSTLKNEPKRPTPRNIHAYIHYLEWLTSLQTLLPADLGLPPVKHQQFIDEAKALDYAELMKLKLNKRLALVIVLIRHQYARTLDNAADIFIKLLLKMDRSAQKLLEKYLADHQKQTDHLISVLTGTVKVYLDKPESVSAFDPVLGKNSDQLLQMCEHYMAFAGNNYLPFMVQLYKKQRSTLFRTIEILNLASSTEDKDLLNAFQFILKYKQRRAEFLSIQSDPNDPSSKNVINIRWIRESWWKLVTGKSTKSAQVTEVNKTCFELCVFERIAEELSTGDLFIPYSETFDDYREQMITWEEYEAQLPTYCEEVGLIAGDTEFARTLKESMEASCQKADSQFPEDELVRIENGNLIIGKPKPDQPSPEVEEIGALLRDRLDKINLLDVIINVEKWLNLNKHFGPLSGFESRISDPVLRFVLTVFCYGTNIGPTETVRSVQGVSRKQVAWLNLKRTTEARLDKAIAKINSEYKKYRLIECWGSGNSVSADGKLWDLYEDNLLSEYHIRYGSYGGIAYYHVSDTYIALFSRFIPCGVYEAIYILDGLLNDESDFNPDTVHGDTQAQSTPVFGLAYLLGIKLMPRIRNIKDLSFYKPDRAMVLKHIQSLFKEPIKWDLIEKHYADMMRTAMSVKAGKITASTILRRFGTKNRKNKLYFAFRELGRVVRTMFLLEYITDVDLRKTIQAATCKSEEFNEFARWLFFANAGKIPANLKHEQSKIVKYNHLLANFTILYNVNAMTEVFNQLKSEGHNITRDLMAAFSPYHTEHLGRLGSFELDLTKQVKPMSFELLVD; this is translated from the coding sequence ATGGCGGCCATTTACCAGACAGCCTATCCGCGGATCAAGTCAGATATCACGCATGTCGAGTTAGGGGATGTCTACACACCGACACCGGAAGAGCAGCAGTTTGCTGTGAAACATTGCAAACGGGCGAGCACTTCCTTTCTGGGATTACTAATCCAGTTAAAGACGACCCAACGATTAGGCAGATTTGTCACATTGGGTGAAATTCCAAACGTCATCATCGCACACATCAAAAGCCAGTGTCGTTCAAGAGCATCATTCAAGGATCTTCAAACCTATTACGTGTCAGGGGCAAAGGATCGTCATGTAAAACTGATTCGACGTTATCTCGATATAAAACCCTACGATGCAGCCAAGACCTCCGGATTAACAAAGAGTTGGGCGCAAGAGGCGGCAACAACTAAAGAAGCCCTGCCGGATATCATCAATGTCACGTTGGAATACTTGGTCAAGGAGCGATACGAGTTGCCAGCGTTCAGCGTGCTTGAGCGAATCTGCCAAACAGCCAGAGCGGAAGTCAACACCCGGTATTACGGTCAACTGTGTGAATTTTTGACGGCTGAAAGTCGCCAGTGCATCACGGATATTCTCCGTTCCAGCACCGGGCCGAATGGTTTTGGCTGGAGCACGCTGAAAAATGAACCGAAACGCCCAACTCCTCGCAATATCCATGCGTACATCCACTACCTGGAATGGCTGACCTCCCTGCAAACACTACTGCCTGCGGATTTGGGGTTGCCACCGGTGAAACACCAGCAGTTTATCGACGAGGCCAAGGCCCTGGATTACGCCGAATTGATGAAGCTAAAGCTGAACAAGCGACTCGCTCTGGTCATCGTTTTAATCCGACACCAATACGCACGAACTCTGGATAATGCCGCCGATATTTTTATCAAACTGCTGTTAAAAATGGATCGCTCGGCGCAGAAACTGTTGGAGAAATACCTTGCAGACCATCAAAAGCAAACTGATCATTTGATTTCTGTGCTGACTGGAACGGTCAAGGTTTATTTGGATAAACCCGAATCGGTGTCAGCTTTTGATCCTGTCCTAGGAAAGAACAGCGATCAGTTGCTGCAAATGTGTGAACACTACATGGCGTTCGCGGGTAACAACTACTTGCCGTTCATGGTTCAACTCTACAAAAAGCAGCGATCAACGTTGTTTCGCACGATTGAAATACTCAATCTGGCTTCGTCCACGGAAGACAAGGATCTGCTGAATGCATTTCAATTTATTTTGAAATACAAACAACGGCGCGCCGAGTTCCTGTCCATTCAAAGTGATCCAAACGATCCATCCTCCAAAAATGTCATCAACATTCGCTGGATTCGCGAAAGCTGGTGGAAACTGGTCACAGGAAAATCGACTAAATCAGCGCAAGTCACCGAGGTCAATAAAACCTGTTTTGAGCTGTGTGTGTTTGAACGGATCGCCGAAGAACTGAGTACCGGTGACTTGTTCATTCCCTACAGTGAAACCTTCGATGATTACCGGGAGCAAATGATCACCTGGGAAGAATACGAGGCGCAGCTGCCTACCTATTGCGAGGAGGTAGGACTTATCGCCGGTGATACTGAATTTGCAAGAACACTGAAGGAGTCCATGGAGGCGAGCTGCCAGAAAGCTGATAGCCAATTTCCAGAGGATGAACTGGTCCGTATAGAAAACGGGAACCTGATTATCGGTAAACCAAAACCGGATCAACCTTCGCCAGAGGTCGAAGAAATTGGAGCGCTCTTGCGCGATCGCTTGGACAAGATCAACCTGCTCGATGTAATCATTAATGTCGAAAAATGGTTGAACTTGAACAAACATTTTGGCCCGTTGTCGGGTTTCGAGTCACGTATCAGCGACCCGGTGTTACGTTTTGTTCTGACGGTGTTTTGTTACGGCACCAATATTGGCCCTACCGAAACCGTGCGATCCGTGCAGGGTGTGTCGCGCAAGCAAGTTGCATGGCTTAACTTAAAGCGCACTACGGAAGCCCGTCTCGATAAAGCGATTGCTAAGATCAACAGCGAGTACAAGAAATACCGGCTCATTGAGTGTTGGGGTTCGGGCAACAGTGTGTCCGCTGATGGCAAGCTCTGGGATCTCTACGAAGATAATTTACTATCGGAATACCATATTCGTTACGGCAGCTATGGCGGCATTGCCTATTACCACGTCTCAGATACCTACATTGCGTTGTTCAGCCGGTTTATCCCCTGTGGTGTCTACGAGGCGATTTATATCCTGGACGGTCTGCTCAACGACGAATCAGATTTTAATCCAGACACCGTTCACGGGGATACGCAGGCGCAATCAACACCGGTATTTGGCCTGGCGTACCTACTGGGCATCAAGCTCATGCCGCGTATCCGAAATATCAAAGATCTCAGCTTCTACAAGCCTGACCGCGCTATGGTGCTTAAGCATATTCAGTCCTTGTTCAAAGAGCCTATCAAGTGGGACCTTATTGAAAAGCACTATGCGGATATGATGCGAACAGCTATGTCCGTTAAAGCAGGAAAAATTACCGCCTCGACAATCCTGCGCCGGTTCGGCACCAAGAACCGGAAAAACAAGCTGTATTTTGCGTTCCGCGAACTCGGGCGAGTGGTCAGAACTATGTTCCTTTTGGAATACATCACCGATGTTGATCTACGCAAAACGATCCAGGCAGCGACCTGTAAGAGTGAGGAGTTCAACGAGTTTGCACGTTGGTTGTTTTTTGCGAATGCCGGAAAAATTCCCGCTAACCTAAAGCATGAGCAAAGCAAAATCGTGAAATACAATCATTTGCTGGCGAACTTCACAATCCTATACAACGTGAACGCGATGACGGAAGTGTTTAACCAGTTGAAGTCGGAGGGCCACAATATCACCCGCGACCTCATGGCCGCATTCTCGCCGTACCATACCGAGCACTTGGGCAGATTGGGAAGCTTTGAGCTGGATTTGACCAAGCAGGTTAAACCAATGTCATTTGAGTTGCTGGTTGATTAA